In Streptomyces sp. DG2A-72, one genomic interval encodes:
- a CDS encoding AIM24 family protein — MTLQQEIVGNAMQMAVVSLQPGQTVYCEAGKFLFKTVNVTMETRLTGPSNGQQPQGGSGGGMGGMLRQAMGTAMQVGQRVLAGESIAFQYFTSSGGEGTVGFAGVLPGEMRALELDGTRAWFAEKDAFVAAESTVDFGIAFQGGRTGMKGGEGFVLEKFTGHGTVIIAGAGNFIDLNPADFGGRIEVDTGCVVAFEEGIQYGVQRVGGLNRQGVMNAVFGGEGLSLATLEGNGRVILQSLTIESLANALKKAQGGDKQGPTGGLFSTHAG, encoded by the coding sequence GTGACACTTCAGCAAGAGATCGTCGGCAACGCCATGCAGATGGCGGTCGTCAGCCTGCAGCCCGGCCAAACTGTGTACTGCGAGGCCGGAAAGTTCCTGTTCAAGACGGTGAACGTGACCATGGAGACCCGTCTGACGGGCCCCTCGAACGGTCAGCAGCCCCAGGGCGGCTCGGGCGGCGGCATGGGCGGCATGCTGCGCCAGGCCATGGGCACCGCCATGCAGGTCGGCCAGCGCGTCCTCGCGGGTGAGTCGATCGCGTTCCAGTACTTCACCTCATCGGGCGGCGAGGGCACCGTCGGTTTCGCGGGCGTGCTCCCGGGCGAGATGCGCGCCCTCGAACTCGACGGCACGCGCGCGTGGTTCGCCGAGAAGGACGCATTCGTCGCCGCCGAGTCCACCGTCGACTTCGGGATCGCCTTCCAGGGCGGCAGGACCGGCATGAAGGGCGGCGAGGGCTTCGTCCTGGAGAAGTTCACCGGCCACGGCACGGTGATCATCGCCGGCGCCGGCAACTTCATCGACCTGAACCCGGCCGACTTCGGCGGCCGTATCGAGGTCGACACCGGCTGCGTCGTCGCCTTCGAGGAGGGCATCCAGTACGGCGTCCAGCGCGTCGGCGGACTCAACCGCCAGGGCGTGATGAACGCCGTCTTCGGCGGGGAGGGACTGTCCCTGGCCACCCTGGAGGGCAACGGCCGTGTCATTCTCCAGTCCCTCACCATCGAGAGCTTGGCCAACGCCCTGAAGAAGGCCCAGGGCGGCGACAAGCAAGGACCCACGGGCGGGCTCTTCTCGACCCACGCGGGCTGA
- a CDS encoding dihydrofolate reductase family protein, whose amino-acid sequence MGKLVSQIFVSLDGVYQAPGGPQEDTRGGFEQGGWTVPYADEDFGAFVTEVFGSVDAFLLGRRTYDIFAGYWPKVTDPADPVASKLNALPKYVASSTLTDPEWSGTTVLSGDLAKEVTALKEHTDGEIQVHGSGALLQSLFALDLVDTVHLLTFPVVLGAGFRLFPEGAVPTAFRHSGGRITSTGVSIQSYDLAGRPEYGTYELPENA is encoded by the coding sequence ATGGGCAAGCTCGTCTCCCAGATCTTCGTCAGCCTCGACGGCGTCTACCAGGCACCGGGCGGCCCGCAGGAGGACACCCGGGGCGGCTTCGAGCAGGGCGGCTGGACCGTGCCCTACGCCGACGAGGACTTCGGCGCGTTCGTCACCGAGGTCTTCGGCAGCGTCGACGCGTTCCTCCTCGGCCGCCGCACCTACGACATCTTCGCCGGGTACTGGCCGAAGGTGACCGACCCGGCCGACCCCGTCGCCTCCAAGCTGAACGCCCTGCCGAAGTACGTCGCCTCGTCCACCCTCACCGACCCCGAGTGGTCCGGCACCACCGTGCTCAGCGGCGACCTGGCCAAGGAGGTCACCGCCCTCAAGGAGCACACCGACGGCGAGATCCAGGTTCACGGCAGCGGCGCGCTTCTGCAGTCCCTGTTCGCCCTCGACCTCGTCGACACCGTCCACCTGCTGACCTTCCCGGTCGTGCTGGGCGCCGGCTTCCGGCTCTTCCCGGAGGGTGCGGTGCCGACCGCCTTCCGGCACAGCGGTGGACGGATCACCTCGACGGGCGTCTCCATCCAGTCGTACGACCTCGCGGGCCGCCCGGAGTACGGCACGTACGAGCTGCCCGAGAATGCCTGA
- a CDS encoding ribonuclease domain-containing protein has translation MRFPPRITRIGAAAAVLSALLIGGTVTATPAAAAVGSICYSDLPSQAHDTLDLIEQGGPFPYEQDGTVFQNREGILPSQSTGYYHEYTVITPGSSTRGARRIVTGEENQEDYYTADHYESFDLVDYGC, from the coding sequence ATGAGATTCCCCCCACGAATCACCCGCATCGGCGCCGCAGCCGCCGTCCTGTCCGCCCTTCTCATCGGCGGCACCGTCACCGCCACCCCGGCGGCCGCCGCCGTCGGCAGCATCTGCTACAGCGACCTGCCCTCCCAGGCGCACGACACGCTCGACCTGATCGAGCAGGGCGGCCCGTTCCCGTACGAACAGGACGGGACGGTCTTCCAGAACCGCGAAGGCATCCTTCCCTCCCAGTCGACCGGGTACTACCACGAGTACACGGTCATCACGCCGGGTTCGTCTACGCGCGGAGCTCGCCGGATCGTCACCGGTGAGGAGAACCAGGAGGACTACTACACCGCGGACCACTACGAGTCGTTCGACCTGGTCGACTACGGCTGCTGA
- a CDS encoding histidine kinase, with protein MTGDKAEQAVSAFQGRRWLFPSAVVHELDPDAGESGRRPRRTARDWVVDFSCFLLAVLIGLAAADTVNGDPNTSRSLAAVDQLLGALACALVWLRRRWPVGLAVVMIPLGFVSSTAGGAGLIVFFSLAVHRPFKYVAWLGGISLVGVPLYFWWRPEPGLPYLAAVALTVLLSVSAIACGLLVRSKRQLMVSLRDRARRAETEAQLRAEQAQRLAREAIAREMHDVLAHRLTLLSVHAGALEFRPDAPQAEVARAAGVIRESAHEALQDLREIIGVLRAGDPDEAGRPQPTLAALDALVAESREAGMKVTLDNRVTDPAAVPASVGRTAYRIAQEGLTNARKHAPGTEVTVSVAGGPGEGLTVGVRNPAPDGEVPPVPGSGQGLIGLTERATLAGGRLAHGPEGDGGFGVRGWLPWG; from the coding sequence GTGACTGGTGACAAGGCGGAGCAAGCTGTGTCGGCGTTCCAGGGGCGCCGGTGGCTGTTCCCGTCCGCCGTGGTCCATGAGCTCGACCCCGATGCCGGCGAGTCCGGGCGGCGACCGCGGCGCACCGCACGGGACTGGGTCGTCGACTTCTCCTGCTTCCTGCTGGCCGTCCTGATCGGCCTGGCAGCAGCTGACACCGTGAACGGAGACCCGAACACCTCGCGATCACTCGCCGCCGTCGACCAGTTGCTCGGCGCCCTCGCCTGTGCCCTGGTCTGGCTGCGCCGCCGCTGGCCGGTCGGGCTCGCCGTCGTCATGATTCCCCTCGGCTTCGTTTCGAGCACCGCGGGTGGCGCCGGCCTGATCGTCTTCTTCTCGCTCGCCGTGCACCGGCCCTTCAAGTACGTGGCCTGGCTCGGCGGCATCTCCCTCGTGGGGGTCCCGCTCTACTTCTGGTGGCGCCCGGAGCCCGGCCTGCCGTACCTGGCGGCGGTCGCGCTCACCGTGCTGCTCAGCGTCTCGGCCATCGCCTGCGGCCTGCTCGTACGGTCCAAGCGGCAGCTCATGGTGAGCCTGCGCGACCGCGCCCGGCGCGCCGAGACGGAGGCGCAGCTGCGCGCCGAGCAGGCGCAGCGGCTGGCCCGCGAGGCCATCGCCCGGGAGATGCACGACGTGCTCGCGCACCGGCTGACGCTGCTGAGCGTGCACGCCGGTGCGCTGGAGTTCCGGCCCGACGCACCGCAGGCGGAGGTCGCGCGGGCGGCGGGCGTCATCCGGGAGAGCGCGCACGAGGCGCTGCAGGACCTGCGGGAGATCATCGGCGTGCTGCGGGCCGGCGACCCCGACGAGGCCGGCCGTCCGCAGCCGACGCTCGCCGCGCTGGACGCCCTGGTCGCCGAGTCACGCGAGGCCGGCATGAAGGTCACCCTCGACAACCGCGTCACCGACCCCGCCGCCGTCCCGGCCTCCGTCGGCCGCACCGCGTACCGCATCGCCCAGGAGGGCCTGACCAACGCCCGCAAGCACGCCCCCGGCACCGAGGTCACCGTGTCCGTCGCGGGCGGACCGGGGGAGGGCCTGACCGTAGGCGTACGGAACCCGGCACCCGACGGCGAGGTTCCACCCGTGCCCGGCTCCGGGCAGGGCCTGATCGGACTGACGGAGCGGGCAACGCTGGCCGGGGGACGGCTCGCGCACGGGCCGGAGGGGGACGGGGGATTCGGGGTGCGGGGCTGGCTGCCGTGGGGGTGA
- a CDS encoding response regulator transcription factor translates to MTAIRVLLVDDDPLVRAGLSFMMGGAGDIEIVGEAADGREVEALVDRTSPDVVLMDIRMPSMDGLTATELLRDRKDAPQVVVLTTFHADEQVLRALRAGAAGFVLKDTPPAEIVDAVRRVAAGDPVLSPSVTRRLMEHAAGAAADTRRARARARIEALNDREREVAVAVGRGLSNAEIAATLFMSVATVKTHVSRILAKLDLNNRVQIALLAYDAGLLEESEEDGH, encoded by the coding sequence ATGACTGCGATCAGAGTGCTCCTCGTCGACGACGATCCCCTCGTACGGGCCGGGCTGTCCTTCATGATGGGCGGCGCCGGCGACATCGAGATCGTCGGGGAGGCGGCCGACGGCCGTGAGGTCGAGGCGCTCGTCGACCGCACCAGCCCGGATGTCGTCCTGATGGACATCCGGATGCCGTCGATGGACGGGCTGACGGCCACCGAGCTGCTGCGCGACCGCAAGGACGCCCCGCAGGTCGTGGTCCTGACCACCTTCCACGCTGACGAGCAGGTACTGCGGGCGCTGCGCGCCGGTGCCGCCGGATTCGTCCTGAAGGACACCCCGCCCGCCGAGATCGTCGACGCGGTGCGCCGGGTCGCGGCCGGCGACCCCGTCCTGTCGCCCTCCGTCACCCGCCGGCTGATGGAGCACGCGGCCGGTGCCGCGGCCGACACCCGGCGGGCACGCGCGCGTGCCCGCATCGAGGCCCTCAACGACCGTGAACGCGAGGTCGCCGTCGCGGTCGGCCGGGGTCTGTCCAACGCCGAGATCGCCGCCACCCTCTTCATGAGCGTGGCCACCGTCAAGACCCATGTCTCCCGCATCCTGGCCAAGCTCGACCTCAACAACCGTGTGCAGATCGCCCTGTTGGCGTACGACGCGGGACTTCTGGAGGAATCCGAGGAGGACGGGCACTGA
- a CDS encoding cytochrome P450 has product MTDVIDMGEFGEGFRVNPHPAYARLRAEGPVHRVRLPEWHSEVWLVVGHEEARTALAEPRLSKDGAKIGLKSLDEELIGKNLLVTDPPQHTRLRGLISRAFTMRRVEALRPRIQQITDELLDAMLPQGRADLVESLSYPLPITVICELLGVPEMDRAEFRKMSTEAVAPSSPGSEHDAYVRLGGYFTDLIEDKRCAGPSGDLLSDLIRTTAEDGDRLSPDELRGMAFILLIAGHETTVNLITSGVHSLLTHPDQLAALRADMSLLDGAIEEMLRHEGPVETATFRYAAEPLELGGVRIDKGEPVMIGLTAANRDASRYPAPDTFDIRRDARGHVAFGHGIHFCLGAPLARLEARTAIRSLLDRAPGLAFDGPPGEWLPGMLMRGMRSLPVRW; this is encoded by the coding sequence ATGACGGACGTCATCGACATGGGGGAGTTCGGCGAGGGGTTCCGCGTGAACCCGCATCCGGCGTACGCGCGCCTGCGTGCCGAAGGCCCCGTCCACCGGGTCCGGCTGCCCGAGTGGCACTCCGAGGTGTGGCTCGTCGTCGGGCATGAGGAGGCGCGTACGGCACTCGCCGAGCCACGGCTGTCCAAGGACGGCGCCAAGATCGGCCTGAAGTCCCTCGACGAGGAGCTGATCGGGAAGAACCTGCTGGTCACCGACCCGCCCCAGCACACCCGGCTGCGCGGCCTGATCTCCCGCGCCTTCACCATGCGCCGCGTGGAGGCACTGCGCCCGAGGATCCAGCAGATCACGGACGAGCTGCTCGACGCGATGCTGCCGCAGGGCCGCGCCGACCTGGTGGAGTCCCTGTCCTATCCGCTGCCGATCACCGTCATCTGCGAACTGCTCGGCGTGCCCGAGATGGACCGCGCGGAGTTCCGCAAGATGTCCACGGAGGCGGTCGCACCGAGCAGCCCGGGCAGCGAGCACGACGCCTACGTCCGCCTCGGCGGGTACTTCACCGACCTGATCGAGGACAAGCGCTGCGCCGGGCCGAGCGGCGACCTGCTGAGCGACCTGATCCGCACCACCGCCGAGGACGGCGACCGGCTCTCCCCGGACGAACTGCGGGGCATGGCCTTCATCCTGCTCATCGCGGGCCACGAGACCACGGTCAACCTCATCACCAGCGGCGTCCACTCCCTGCTCACCCACCCCGACCAACTCGCCGCGCTGCGCGCCGACATGAGCCTCCTCGACGGCGCCATCGAGGAGATGCTGCGCCATGAGGGCCCGGTGGAGACGGCGACGTTCCGGTATGCCGCGGAGCCCCTGGAGCTGGGCGGCGTCCGGATCGACAAGGGCGAACCGGTGATGATCGGCCTCACCGCTGCCAACCGCGACGCGAGCCGCTACCCCGCTCCCGACACCTTCGACATCCGCCGTGACGCCCGCGGCCATGTCGCCTTCGGCCATGGCATCCACTTCTGCCTGGGCGCCCCGCTGGCCCGCCTCGAAGCGCGTACGGCGATACGGTCGCTGCTCGACCGCGCCCCCGGCCTCGCCTTCGACGGCCCGCCCGGCGAGTGGCTCCCGGGCATGCTGATGCGCGGGATGCGCAGCCTGCCGGTGCGCTGGTGA
- a CDS encoding Gfo/Idh/MocA family oxidoreductase gives MRIGVIGTGRIGTIHANTLSRHREVGSLILTDANRERAQELAQQLGETAAPGVDEIFRWGVDAVVITTATSAHAELIGRAARSGLPVFCEKPIALDLPGTLQAISEVETAGTVLQMGFQRRFDAGYAGAREAVRSGRLGRLHTVRALTSDQAPPPAAYLPLSGGLYRDSLIHDFDVLRWVTGHEVVDVYAAGSDAGPAMFRQAGDIDTAAAVLTLDDGTLATATATRLNGAGYDVRMELAGELDQIAVGLDDRTPIASTEPTGPPAADKPWTGFLERFGPAYEAELAAFIEVVRGERANPCDGREALQSLRIAEACDVSRRERRPVRLAEIPGGSASATV, from the coding sequence ATGCGCATCGGGGTCATCGGTACGGGGCGGATCGGCACCATCCACGCGAACACGCTCAGTCGCCATCGGGAAGTCGGGTCCCTCATCCTCACGGACGCGAACCGGGAGAGAGCACAGGAACTGGCACAGCAACTGGGGGAGACGGCCGCACCAGGGGTGGACGAGATCTTCCGGTGGGGCGTGGACGCCGTGGTGATCACGACGGCGACATCGGCCCACGCCGAACTGATCGGCCGGGCGGCACGCTCGGGGCTGCCCGTGTTCTGCGAGAAGCCGATCGCCCTCGACCTGCCGGGCACCCTGCAGGCGATCAGCGAGGTCGAGACCGCGGGGACAGTTCTCCAGATGGGGTTCCAGCGCCGCTTCGACGCCGGCTACGCGGGGGCCCGGGAGGCGGTGCGCTCCGGACGGCTGGGGCGGCTGCACACCGTGCGGGCGCTGACCTCGGACCAGGCGCCGCCGCCGGCCGCGTATCTGCCGCTGTCCGGCGGGCTGTACCGGGACTCCCTGATCCACGACTTCGACGTGCTGCGCTGGGTGACGGGGCACGAGGTGGTCGACGTCTACGCGGCCGGGTCCGACGCCGGTCCCGCGATGTTCCGGCAGGCCGGTGACATCGACACGGCCGCGGCCGTCCTCACCCTCGACGACGGCACGCTCGCCACAGCCACGGCGACGCGGCTGAACGGGGCGGGGTACGACGTCCGCATGGAACTCGCCGGGGAGCTGGACCAAATCGCGGTCGGACTGGACGACCGTACGCCCATCGCGTCCACCGAACCGACCGGGCCACCGGCCGCCGACAAGCCGTGGACCGGCTTCCTGGAACGCTTCGGGCCCGCCTACGAGGCCGAACTGGCCGCGTTCATCGAGGTGGTGCGGGGCGAGCGCGCCAACCCGTGCGACGGCCGCGAGGCCCTGCAGTCGCTGCGGATCGCCGAGGCCTGCGACGTGTCCCGGCGCGAGCGAAGACCGGTACGGCTCGCGGAGATCCCGGGGGGCTCCGCGTCCGCGACGGTGTAA
- a CDS encoding GntR family transcriptional regulator codes for MQLDLSVDRSSPVPLYFQLSQQLEAAIEHGTLTPGSLLGNEIELAARLGLSRPTVRQAIQSLVDKGLLVRRRGVGTQVVHSQVKRPLELSSLYDDLEAAGQRPATRVLVNTVVPASAEVAAALGVGEDSEVHRVERLRLAHGEPMAYLCNFLPPGLLDLDTAQLEATGLYRLMRAAGITLHSARQSIGARAAGAAEAERLGEPEGAPLLTMQRTTFDDTGRAVEFGTHTYRPTRYSFEFQLLVRP; via the coding sequence GTGCAGCTCGACCTCAGTGTGGACCGAAGCAGTCCGGTGCCGTTGTACTTTCAGCTGTCCCAGCAGCTCGAAGCGGCGATCGAGCACGGAACGCTCACCCCCGGCAGCCTGCTGGGCAACGAGATCGAACTCGCCGCACGTCTCGGACTGTCCCGGCCCACCGTCCGCCAGGCCATCCAGTCCCTGGTCGACAAGGGCCTGCTGGTCCGCCGCCGGGGCGTCGGCACCCAGGTCGTGCACAGCCAGGTCAAACGCCCGCTGGAACTCAGCAGCCTCTACGACGACTTGGAGGCGGCCGGCCAGCGCCCCGCGACCCGGGTCCTCGTCAACACGGTCGTCCCCGCGTCCGCCGAGGTCGCGGCCGCCCTCGGCGTCGGTGAGGACAGCGAGGTCCACCGCGTGGAACGGCTGCGGCTGGCGCACGGCGAGCCGATGGCGTACCTGTGCAACTTCCTGCCGCCCGGGCTGCTCGACCTGGACACCGCGCAACTGGAGGCCACCGGCCTGTACCGGCTGATGCGCGCCGCCGGGATCACCCTGCACAGTGCCCGTCAGTCGATCGGCGCCCGCGCCGCCGGCGCCGCCGAGGCCGAACGGCTCGGCGAGCCCGAGGGCGCCCCGCTGCTCACCATGCAGCGCACCACCTTCGACGACACCGGGCGCGCGGTCGAGTTCGGTACCCACACCTACCGGCCGACGCGCTACTCCTTCGAGTTCCAGCTCCTCGTACGACCGTAG
- a CDS encoding ROK family glucokinase: protein MSNYRDLPFPRALSNVGVPGAPIGSRRAPTLRTVGTRERRSHLTAPRVPTVGIDIGGTKVMAGVVDADGNILEKLRTETPDKSKSPKVVEDTIVELVLDLSDRHDVHAVGIGAAGWVDADRNRVLFAPHLSWRNEPLRDRIAGRLAVPVLVDNDANTAAWAEWRFGAGRGEDHLVMITLGTGIGGAILEDGQVKRGKYGVAGEFGHMQVVPGGHRCPCGNRGCWEQYSSGNALVREARELAAADSPVAYGIIEHVKGNIGEISGPMITELAREGDAMCIELLQDIGQWLGVGIANLAAALDPSCFVIGGGVSAADDLLIGPARDAFKRQLTGRGYRPEARITRAQLGPEAGMVGAADLARLVARRFRRAKRRRVERYERYERYAEARREAREAL, encoded by the coding sequence ATGAGCAACTACCGCGATCTACCGTTCCCCAGAGCACTGAGCAACGTCGGTGTGCCAGGCGCCCCCATCGGTTCCCGCCGCGCGCCCACGCTCCGCACAGTCGGTACAAGGGAACGCCGCTCCCACCTCACCGCCCCCCGCGTGCCAACCGTCGGCATCGACATCGGCGGCACCAAGGTGATGGCGGGCGTCGTGGACGCCGACGGCAACATCCTGGAGAAGCTCCGCACGGAGACCCCGGACAAGTCCAAGAGCCCGAAGGTCGTCGAGGACACCATCGTCGAACTGGTCCTGGACCTGTCCGACCGGCACGACGTGCACGCCGTCGGCATCGGCGCGGCCGGCTGGGTCGACGCCGACCGCAACCGCGTACTGTTCGCGCCTCACCTGTCCTGGCGCAACGAACCGCTGCGCGACCGCATCGCCGGCCGCCTCGCGGTCCCGGTCCTGGTGGACAACGACGCCAACACCGCCGCCTGGGCGGAGTGGCGCTTCGGCGCAGGCCGCGGCGAGGACCACCTCGTCATGATCACGCTCGGCACCGGCATCGGCGGCGCGATCCTGGAGGACGGGCAGGTCAAGCGCGGCAAATACGGCGTCGCCGGCGAGTTCGGCCATATGCAGGTCGTGCCCGGGGGCCACCGCTGCCCCTGCGGCAACCGCGGCTGCTGGGAGCAGTACAGCTCCGGAAACGCCCTGGTCAGAGAGGCACGTGAGCTCGCGGCGGCCGACTCCCCGGTGGCGTACGGGATCATCGAGCACGTCAAGGGCAACATCGGCGAGATCAGCGGCCCGATGATCACCGAGCTGGCCCGCGAGGGCGACGCCATGTGCATCGAACTGCTTCAGGACATCGGCCAGTGGCTCGGCGTCGGCATCGCCAACCTCGCGGCGGCACTCGACCCCTCCTGCTTCGTGATCGGCGGCGGCGTGTCCGCGGCCGACGACCTGCTGATCGGCCCCGCGCGGGACGCGTTCAAGCGGCAGCTCACCGGCCGCGGCTACCGGCCGGAAGCCCGGATCACCCGCGCCCAGCTCGGCCCCGAGGCGGGCATGGTCGGCGCCGCCGACCTCGCCCGCCTGGTCGCCCGCCGCTTCCGCCGCGCCAAACGCCGCCGGGTCGAGCGCTACGAGCGCTACGAGCGGTACGCGGAGGCCCGCCGCGAAGCCCGGGAGGCGCTGTGA
- a CDS encoding sugar kinase, translating to MTAQLPHQAPPADEQPGQSEARGRVIRRRALTLLIIVLLIGVPAGYLVISAAQSRDSGRDKEEKYAARGLTSAWPSKVQRRLYQVPMPHPSGKVAYYETNNWKTSRLYVQFQTPNANLDVFLKDLGTSRAELKRDKITIGKRDQKVTGWNFSSPGPWYGLVHEQRDPRPTQQVMVSLGDPNNPFIYVVSRVIP from the coding sequence GTGACGGCCCAGCTGCCCCATCAGGCCCCGCCCGCGGACGAGCAGCCCGGGCAGAGCGAGGCCCGCGGCCGGGTGATCCGCCGCCGGGCGCTCACCCTGCTCATCATCGTGCTGCTCATCGGCGTACCGGCCGGCTATTTGGTGATCTCCGCCGCGCAGAGCCGGGACAGTGGCCGCGACAAGGAGGAGAAGTACGCGGCGCGGGGCCTCACCTCCGCCTGGCCGTCGAAGGTCCAGCGCCGCCTCTACCAGGTGCCGATGCCCCACCCGTCGGGCAAGGTCGCCTACTACGAGACGAACAACTGGAAGACCAGCCGGCTCTACGTCCAGTTCCAGACCCCCAACGCGAACCTGGACGTCTTCCTCAAGGACCTGGGCACCAGCCGGGCCGAGCTGAAGCGGGACAAGATCACCATCGGGAAGCGCGACCAGAAGGTCACCGGCTGGAACTTCTCGAGCCCCGGCCCCTGGTACGGCCTGGTCCACGAGCAGCGGGACCCGCGGCCCACGCAGCAGGTCATGGTGAGCCTGGGCGATCCGAACAACCCGTTCATCTACGTCGTCTCGCGCGTCATCCCCTGA